A region from the Methylocella sp. genome encodes:
- a CDS encoding peptidoglycan DD-metalloendopeptidase family protein, translated as MAAIPAESGDLGATKATSLTLALTVLFALCSPQLAAVAQTGPQKSADKTELLSGHKLELRGMQDTLEASQEQRAKIEAEVASIRTDRAKLSAALVDLVQTIDERERKISEAESRLDTLTGSEEAIRRSLASRRAVIAEVLAALQRMGRKPPPALLVAPEDMLAAIRTSMMLGAVLPEMRAETEALASDLSDLLRLRRSIAAERDSLADDVTRLDVDRQRLAALIDARQSALASAEQALGAERDRAADLAKQAANLKDLVTRMESEVAASAHGAEAARLADAAQKAAAAASPPEARRKLAMAPFQDPARLAPATAFVDTKGLLPMPVAGSLQRGFGASDGFGGAEKGMLVATRTGAIVSSPCDGWAAYAGPYRTYGQLLIINAGQGYYIVLAGMDRINVNLGQFILAGEPVAVMGDGSAKTAAAIAIGAAQPILYIEFRKDGAAIDPGPWWAKPELQKVRG; from the coding sequence GTGGCGGCGATTCCGGCTGAATCTGGCGACCTAGGCGCAACAAAAGCGACAAGCCTTACGCTTGCGCTGACTGTGCTTTTCGCGCTGTGTTCGCCGCAGTTAGCCGCAGTTGCGCAGACTGGACCGCAAAAGAGCGCCGACAAGACCGAGCTGCTGAGCGGCCACAAGCTCGAACTGCGCGGCATGCAGGATACGCTCGAGGCCTCGCAAGAACAGCGAGCCAAGATCGAAGCCGAAGTCGCTTCAATCCGCACGGATCGGGCCAAGCTCTCCGCCGCCCTCGTCGATCTCGTCCAAACTATCGATGAGCGCGAGCGCAAGATCAGCGAGGCGGAGAGCCGGCTGGATACGCTGACAGGAAGCGAGGAGGCGATCCGGCGTTCGCTGGCCAGCCGGCGCGCGGTGATCGCCGAGGTTCTCGCCGCATTGCAGAGAATGGGCCGCAAGCCGCCGCCAGCTCTGCTGGTCGCGCCGGAAGATATGCTGGCCGCAATTCGCACATCGATGATGCTGGGAGCTGTGTTGCCGGAAATGCGCGCGGAAACTGAAGCGCTCGCCTCCGATCTGTCTGACCTTCTGCGATTGCGCCGCTCAATCGCCGCCGAACGCGACTCTCTTGCCGACGACGTAACGAGGCTTGACGTCGATCGTCAGCGCCTGGCCGCTCTCATAGACGCCCGCCAATCAGCGCTCGCCTCAGCCGAACAAGCGCTTGGGGCCGAGCGCGATCGCGCCGCCGATCTCGCCAAACAGGCGGCCAATCTCAAAGATCTCGTCACCCGAATGGAATCGGAGGTCGCCGCATCGGCCCACGGCGCGGAGGCCGCTCGCCTGGCCGATGCGGCGCAAAAGGCCGCCGCAGCCGCAAGCCCGCCCGAAGCGAGACGCAAACTGGCTATGGCCCCGTTTCAGGATCCGGCGCGATTAGCGCCGGCGACCGCTTTCGTCGATACCAAAGGCCTGTTGCCGATGCCGGTCGCCGGTTCGCTTCAGCGCGGCTTTGGCGCGTCAGACGGCTTCGGCGGCGCCGAAAAAGGCATGCTAGTCGCCACCCGGACCGGCGCTATCGTCTCCTCTCCCTGCGATGGCTGGGCGGCTTATGCTGGGCCATATCGCACCTATGGCCAACTTTTGATCATCAATGCGGGGCAAGGCTATTATATTGTCCTTGCGGGGATGGATCGGATCAACGTAAACCTAGGGCAGTTCATTCTGGCCGGGGAGCCGGTGGCCGTCATGGGCGACGGTTCGGCTAAGACGGCTGCGGCCATCGCGATTGGCGCGGCGCAGCCCATCCTCTATATAGAGTTTCGGAAAGACGGGGCGGCGATCGATCCGGGCCCATGGTGGGCGAAGCCGGAGTTGCAAAAGGTTCGCGGATGA
- a CDS encoding TAXI family TRAP transporter solute-binding subunit, with protein MMLRRSMAFSQVVFGSAFPILAVVLALVAIVILMLRFAEKPQMLAIAVGPADGEDAQLIAAISRRLERDGAKVRFSIRAVAGPEESAKALEDASADLAVIRTDVAIPPNGATVVVLHTDIVALAAPRTSALAKVGELSGKRVGIFPATAANAALLDALLAEYDIVPATVQHVMLSAEDLPTLISDKRADAIFAVGAMRSPPIEAAIAALVSRKHDPVLIAIDAAAGMAARSPAYQKVDVPQGFFPGSPPLPKDDLATLAVAYRLEARQSLSEEVVTNLTKRLFAMRRSLQQEAPIAIAIDKPDTDKGSQDAVHPGAAAYYGDNEKSFMDLYGDWIYIAAMGFSGLGSGLAAMFSVTRARARRSALALIDQLIDLKQMAHTTTSPARLSELESGIEDLSTKGLRFARDHNFDEAGLAALRLAIDEARRAVDDQYNVLQDKPALITNAASARSPIGSVPSPES; from the coding sequence ATGATGCTGCGCCGTTCGATGGCTTTCTCCCAGGTGGTGTTTGGGTCGGCGTTCCCTATTCTGGCGGTAGTGCTGGCCTTGGTCGCCATCGTCATCCTGATGTTGCGCTTCGCCGAGAAGCCGCAAATGCTCGCCATCGCCGTTGGGCCCGCCGATGGCGAGGACGCGCAGCTGATTGCGGCCATTTCGCGGCGCCTCGAGCGCGACGGCGCTAAAGTGAGATTTTCCATTCGCGCTGTCGCTGGCCCGGAGGAAAGCGCGAAAGCGCTCGAAGACGCGAGCGCGGATCTCGCCGTGATTCGCACCGACGTCGCCATTCCGCCCAATGGCGCAACCGTCGTCGTCCTGCATACCGACATTGTGGCGCTCGCTGCGCCGCGAACGTCCGCCCTCGCCAAGGTGGGCGAACTAAGCGGCAAGCGGGTCGGCATTTTTCCAGCCACAGCCGCAAACGCTGCGCTCCTTGACGCTCTTCTCGCCGAATACGACATAGTCCCGGCGACGGTGCAGCATGTCATGCTATCGGCGGAAGATTTGCCAACCCTCATTTCTGACAAGCGAGCCGACGCGATATTCGCCGTCGGGGCGATGCGGAGCCCGCCGATTGAAGCCGCAATAGCCGCCCTCGTATCGCGAAAGCATGATCCGGTCTTGATCGCAATCGACGCCGCCGCGGGCATGGCGGCGAGAAGCCCCGCTTATCAAAAGGTCGATGTGCCGCAAGGCTTCTTTCCCGGTTCGCCTCCGCTTCCAAAGGACGATCTTGCGACGCTCGCGGTCGCATACCGCCTCGAAGCGCGGCAAAGTCTTTCGGAAGAGGTCGTCACTAATCTGACCAAACGGCTCTTTGCCATGCGGCGCTCCTTGCAGCAGGAAGCGCCGATCGCCATCGCCATCGACAAGCCCGATACCGATAAGGGGTCGCAAGATGCAGTGCATCCCGGCGCAGCGGCCTATTACGGCGATAATGAAAAGAGCTTTATGGACCTCTATGGCGACTGGATCTATATCGCCGCGATGGGTTTCAGCGGGCTCGGGTCGGGACTCGCGGCGATGTTCAGCGTAACTCGCGCCCGGGCGCGCAGATCGGCCTTGGCGCTGATCGATCAATTGATTGATCTGAAGCAGATGGCCCATACAACGACTTCGCCGGCGCGTCTTTCCGAATTGGAGAGCGGGATCGAAGATCTTTCGACAAAAGGCCTGCGCTTTGCGCGGGACCATAACTTCGACGAAGCGGGGTTGGCCGCGCTGCGGCTCGCCATTGACGAAGCCCGGCGGGCGGTCGACGATCAATATAACGTGCTCCAAGATAAGCCGGCGTTGATAACCAACGCGGCGTCGGCGCGCTCGCCAATCGGCTCCGTCCCCTCTCCAGAGAGCTAA
- a CDS encoding alpha/beta hydrolase has product MISRQAQQFWTFAANSPKLSEMPLDLRRRSGERAEGLTAEPRGIAFSPAPEVAGLWAEPPEPQPGAAILYLYGGGHVLGSPKSRRKTAGHIAIAAKTRVLIPAYRLAPENPFPAGVDDAVNAYEWLLTQGADPTKTVVAGDSAGGGLAFATLLAARDRDLPMCAGIVAISPWTDLTCSGESYASRAAVDIEFTRASLLETARLYMGGADPRHPLASPLFADLAGLPPILCIAGADEILLDDALRLVRKAAIEGVDATAVITAGMQHVYPIWAGVFPEADAAIALIGDWVRGRIIAADRRGPELF; this is encoded by the coding sequence GTGATCAGCCGGCAAGCGCAGCAATTCTGGACGTTCGCCGCCAATAGCCCCAAACTGAGCGAGATGCCGCTCGATCTGCGGCGGAGATCCGGCGAGCGCGCCGAGGGTCTGACCGCCGAACCGCGGGGGATTGCGTTCTCCCCCGCCCCCGAGGTCGCAGGCCTTTGGGCCGAGCCGCCCGAGCCGCAACCCGGCGCTGCGATCCTCTATCTTTATGGCGGCGGCCATGTGCTCGGCTCGCCAAAATCTCGCCGCAAGACAGCCGGGCACATTGCAATCGCGGCAAAAACCCGCGTGTTGATCCCAGCCTATCGCCTTGCGCCGGAAAACCCCTTCCCCGCCGGGGTCGATGACGCAGTCAACGCTTATGAATGGCTGCTGACGCAAGGCGCGGACCCGACAAAGACAGTGGTCGCAGGCGATTCGGCGGGAGGGGGCCTCGCCTTCGCGACGCTCCTCGCCGCGCGGGATCGCGACTTGCCGATGTGCGCCGGTATCGTCGCAATCTCGCCCTGGACCGATCTCACCTGCAGCGGCGAGAGTTATGCAAGCCGGGCGGCGGTCGACATCGAATTCACCCGCGCGTCGCTGCTTGAGACGGCGCGCTTGTACATGGGCGGCGCCGATCCCCGCCATCCGCTCGCCTCGCCGCTGTTCGCAGATCTTGCGGGTCTGCCGCCGATCCTATGCATCGCCGGCGCCGACGAAATTTTGCTCGACGATGCGCTGCGTCTCGTACGCAAGGCCGCAATAGAAGGCGTCGATGCGACCGCGGTCATCACCGCCGGAATGCAACACGTCTACCCGATCTGGGCCGGGGTTTTTCCCGAGGCCGACGCCGCGATCGCGCTTATTGGGGATTGGGTGCGGGGGAGGATAATTGCCGCCGATAGGAGGGGGCCAGAACTCTTTTAA
- the rlmH gene encoding 23S rRNA (pseudouridine(1915)-N(3))-methyltransferase RlmH: protein MRLLLACVGRSKAGAERELADRYIERARAAGRPIGFTNVELRELEESRARRADDRKVEEAKALTAALISGTEAIALDEGGKSLSSREFALQLGRRRDQGVPALALVVGGPDGLDPRFRDSASLVLSFGAMTFPHQLARIMAAEQIYRAVTILSGHPYHRD, encoded by the coding sequence ATGCGTCTTCTCTTGGCTTGCGTTGGCCGTTCAAAGGCCGGCGCCGAGCGCGAACTTGCTGACCGCTACATCGAGCGCGCCCGCGCGGCAGGGCGACCCATCGGCTTTACGAACGTAGAGCTGCGCGAGCTTGAGGAGAGCCGCGCGCGCCGGGCGGACGATCGCAAAGTCGAGGAGGCCAAGGCGCTGACGGCGGCGCTGATCTCAGGGACCGAGGCGATTGCGCTCGATGAGGGCGGCAAATCCTTGTCCAGCCGCGAATTCGCTCTTCAGCTTGGCAGACGGCGCGATCAAGGCGTTCCTGCGCTGGCGCTGGTAGTCGGCGGCCCCGACGGTCTTGACCCTCGTTTTCGGGATTCGGCCTCGCTAGTTCTATCCTTCGGAGCCATGACTTTTCCGCATCAATTGGCGAGAATCATGGCGGCCGAACAGATCTATCGGGCCGTGACGATTCTTTCAGGCCACCCCTATCACCGCGATTGA
- a CDS encoding Hsp70 family protein: MRAFFRHGFFITCKDFSMRDKNAGAPIGVGVDFGTTNSVVALAFAGGHVESLTWPSAFGATDTFRTALMFWRDGRRIAHAAGPQAIARAIAEDGEQRFIQSIKTHLASRLFTETRLYGERFTIERLIATFLGSLFDQDALRNSKSAVRSLPVMAGRPVVFAGERPDEELAVQRLKSAYALAGMDQIELVFEPLGAAYWYARKLERNETVLVADFGGGTSDFSVLRFSRKGATLEAQPLAHSGVGVAGDTFDYRIIDNVVAPRLGKGSFYRSFGKRLPIPAYFHAAFAQWHQLSWLKTTQTLNELRKLILSAEEPRMLEDLLTVIEHDLGFELYRAIGDVKAKLSAEEEARFTFAREGIKIDALVRRKDFESWIEDDLARISDAMDEAITGAELDAAEIDAVFLTGGTSFVPAVRKMFVERFGDARVHIGDAFQSVASGLALIAADRARAA, from the coding sequence TTCGCCGGCGGCCATGTCGAAAGCCTGACTTGGCCTTCCGCCTTTGGCGCGACCGATACGTTCCGCACCGCGCTGATGTTCTGGCGCGACGGTCGCAGAATCGCCCATGCCGCCGGCCCGCAGGCGATCGCCCGCGCCATTGCGGAAGACGGCGAGCAGCGATTCATCCAGTCGATCAAGACCCATCTCGCCAGCCGCTTGTTTACGGAAACGCGGCTTTACGGCGAGCGCTTCACCATCGAGCGCCTCATCGCAACATTTCTTGGCTCTCTGTTTGACCAGGATGCGCTGCGTAATTCAAAGTCCGCTGTGCGGTCTTTGCCCGTCATGGCCGGGCGCCCGGTGGTTTTCGCAGGCGAACGGCCCGACGAGGAACTCGCCGTCCAGCGGCTCAAGAGCGCTTACGCCCTTGCGGGAATGGATCAGATCGAGCTCGTCTTCGAGCCGTTGGGGGCCGCCTATTGGTATGCGCGAAAGCTCGAACGCAATGAGACCGTTCTCGTCGCCGACTTCGGCGGCGGCACGAGCGATTTCTCGGTTCTGCGCTTTTCCCGTAAAGGCGCGACCTTGGAGGCGCAACCGCTCGCCCATAGCGGCGTCGGCGTCGCCGGCGACACTTTTGACTATCGCATCATCGACAATGTGGTGGCCCCAAGGCTGGGCAAGGGGAGTTTCTATCGCTCCTTCGGGAAGCGGCTGCCGATCCCGGCCTATTTCCATGCGGCCTTCGCCCAGTGGCATCAATTGTCCTGGCTAAAGACAACGCAAACCCTCAATGAATTGCGCAAGCTGATTTTGAGCGCGGAAGAACCTCGGATGCTGGAGGATCTTCTGACCGTGATCGAGCATGATCTTGGCTTCGAGCTTTATCGCGCAATCGGAGACGTGAAGGCGAAATTATCGGCTGAGGAGGAGGCGCGCTTCACCTTCGCCCGCGAGGGGATCAAGATCGACGCGCTGGTCCGACGCAAGGATTTTGAGAGCTGGATTGAGGACGACCTTGCAAGAATCAGCGACGCCATGGACGAAGCTATCACTGGGGCGGAGCTAGACGCCGCCGAGATCGACGCCGTGTTCTTGACGGGCGGAACCTCGTTTGTGCCGGCGGTGCGCAAGATGTTCGTCGAGCGCTTTGGCGACGCGCGCGTGCATATCGGCGACGCGTTCCAGTCGGTGGCGTCGGGGCTGGCGCTGATTGCTGCGGATCGGGCGCGGGCGGCTTAA
- the rsfS gene encoding ribosome silencing factor: MQSTEIYAIFTMRPVVRPAPKEDRTLIPTTSGRAATQPLHPVHGLSGPQAGALVRTILTSLDDLKAEDLVSIDLHGKTTLADVMIIATGRSNVHVGALADRVIKAFKEFYHAAPRAEGLQTCDWVLIDAGDVIVHVFRPEVRQFYNLEKMWGVDRPGELRVG, from the coding sequence TTGCAATCGACAGAAATCTACGCCATCTTCACCATGCGGCCGGTCGTTCGACCGGCGCCCAAAGAGGATCGAACACTGATACCCACGACTTCAGGACGGGCGGCGACACAGCCGCTTCATCCGGTTCACGGTCTTTCAGGACCGCAGGCCGGCGCACTCGTGCGGACCATCTTGACGAGTCTCGATGATTTGAAGGCCGAGGATCTCGTCTCCATCGATCTGCACGGCAAAACCACTCTCGCTGACGTCATGATTATCGCGACAGGCCGCTCCAACGTTCACGTCGGGGCGCTGGCTGATCGCGTCATCAAGGCGTTCAAAGAATTCTACCATGCGGCGCCGCGCGCCGAGGGGTTGCAGACCTGCGATTGGGTTCTGATCGATGCGGGCGATGTTATCGTCCATGTCTTCCGGCCCGAGGTGAGGCAGTTTTACAATCTCGAAAAAATGTGGGGCGTCGACAGGCCGGGCGAATTGCGCGTCGGTTGA